One segment of Cataglyphis hispanica isolate Lineage 1 chromosome 23, ULB_Chis1_1.0, whole genome shotgun sequence DNA contains the following:
- the LOC126857816 gene encoding shootin-1 isoform X2: MNKTEFNIVLSTEPPRTTPSVIHSHIPVPRVSAAIKAQERCPPKRRGSFERLGRGSVAAQRASFEKLEASVVQLRSRNNNQLSTSSIEVRDSEEKTTPVSNYKTNDVFKLNRDNSFIEAKWKNKYEDSEKRRKLLLQKSETVNKEHADLEKKYQQLQRENSTLQSQVEEKEHKLLKLRTVSEAVCKEYEQLKRQYEVETNAMHKAMQQASQWYRQNRELKRRSQIIAQKFLHNNSEQLDFDLSDEVDNQSFEDLDDLRQTVKELSGEVARLQTELHSARLQEFEAQEQVTQLTTQLEEERALRQKGEEKINEMKVYKGNMERVTKMVTEEVQALKTQCDRERENAKILKIEAEKVQKERNVLAHQSALLMAEVGDDPNGRLLAILQEVESLKRLLEEEQQNHASQVQILQEKLEEKESNVEFEIVEEKLKLAESELEVVLQRAERAEKAAEELENVVRCLKQKVNELEEKVSKPPPPPLPPPPPPLPISIAGQSSIKLLTREKLVSERSAVSDMENMLGITSKKTPAVAQPAIDDIINEIKGGRFTLKHTDKQREEERKRRQAENTSPAVSEMLNILGTMRRRAKPIRQSFKFADASS, from the exons ATGAATAAGACGGAATTCAACATCGTCTTGAGCACAGAGCCACCGAGAACGACTCCGAGTGTGATTCATTCTCACATTCCGGTGCCCAGAGTATCAGCTGCGATCAAGGCCCAAGAAAGATGTCCTCCAAAGCGCAGAGGATCCTTCGAGAGGCTCGGTCGCGGATCCGTTGCCGCTCAAAGAGCGTCCTTCGAGAAGCTCGAAGCTTCTGTCGTACAGCTGAGATCACGCAACAATAATCAACTATCAACTTCAAGCATCGAAGTGCGAGACTCCGAGGAGAAGACGACGCCTGTGAGCAATTACAAGACGAATGACGTCTTTAAGCTCAATAGGGATAACAGCTTCATCGAGGCCAAATGGAAGAATAAATACGAGGACTCGGAGAAGAGGCGAAAACTTTTGCTACAAAAGAGCGAAACTG TGAATAAAGAGCACGCAGATTTggagaaaaaatatcaacaacTGCAGAGAGAAAATAGTACGCTCCAATCGCAAGTTGAAGAGAAAGAGCATAAGCTGCTAAAATTGCGAACag tttcGGAAGCAGTGTGTAAAGAATACGAACAATTGAAACGTCAATATGAAGTGGAAACGAATGCAATGCACAAAGCTATGCAACAAGCGTCTCAG tggTATCGACAAAACCGCGAGCTCAAACGAAGATCCCAAATCATTGCACAAAAGTTTCTACATAATAATTCAGAGCAGTTGGATTTTGATTTATCCGATGAAGTGGATAATCAGAGTTTCGAGGATTTGGATGACCTGAGACAAACGGTGAAAG AACTGAGCGGTGAGGTAGCACGGCTTCAGACGGAACTTCATTCTGCTCGACTTCAAGAATTCGAAGCACAAGAGCAGGTGACGCAATTGACTACACAGTTGGAAGAAGAAAGAGCCCTTCGGCAAAAAG gagaagagaaaattaatgaaatgaaGGTTTACAAAGGAAATATGGAAAGAGTTACAAAAATGGTGACTGAAGAAGTGCAAGCCTTGAAAACGCAATGcgatcgcgagagagaaaacgcgAAAATTCTGAAGATAGAAGCTGAAAAG GTTCAAAAAGAACGAAACGTCTTAGCACATCAAAGTGCTCTACTAATGGCTGAGGTTGGAGATGATCCAAATGGAAGATTATTAGCTATTTTGCAAGAAGTGGAGTCTTTAAAGAGACTATTAGAAGAAGAACAGCAGAATCATGCTTCCCAAGTACAGATATTACAAGAGAAACTAGAAGAGAAAGAATCGAATGTAGAATTTGAAATCGTCGAGGAGAAACTAAAGCTTGCAGAGTCCGAGTTAGAGGTTGTTCTTCAGAGAGCTGAAAGGGCTGAGAAAGCGGCGGAAGAGTTGGAGAATGTTGTCCGATGTTTGAAGCAGAAAGTCAACGAGTTAGAGGAGAAAGTCTCGaaaccgccaccgccaccgttACCTCCTCCTCCCCCACCATTACCGATATCAATAGCTGGTCAGTCATCGATAAAATTGCTGACTAGAGAAAAATTGGTCTCGGAGCGTTCGGCTGTGAGTGATATGGAAAATATGCTTGGCATTACATCGAAAAAAACACCTGCGGTCGCACAACCTG ctatTGACGatattatcaatgaaattaaAGGCGGACGTTTCACACTAAAGCATACAGAT aAACAAAGAGAAGAGGAGCGGAAAAGACGGCAAGCGGAAAATACGTCGCCAGCAGTTTctgaaatgttaaatattcttgGTACTATGAGACGGAGAGCTAAACCAATAAGGCAGTCGTTCAAGTTTGCAGACGCATCATCGTAG
- the LOC126857863 gene encoding protein BCCIP homolog, which yields MAAPVKKRDIQKMHDDEEDRVSSSSEDEEYEVADEQGMELQLDFEGRNPQDPDYHGIKTLLQQLFLKAHIDLGGLTDLIISQNYVGSVVKQSDDIDESDDDDNDINDVFGITTVINISDRQNVACIQQLRDLLKQLADEHATDAANTMIKNVLENDAAQLGLLINERFINIPAKISVPLFENLISEVKRATSRNMPFNFSYYILICKLYKSEDKKIGKKSKSKNRNTGSEPSILWSNPEEEIFAENATVSFEFSVEEEADNGLSGTWTETDDEMIPYRRVLLFDASKLQSIFDKIQNQFS from the exons ATGGCAGCGCCGGTGAAAAAGCGTGACATTCAAAAAATGCACGATGATGAAGAGGATCGCGTCTCTTCCAGCAGTGAGGATGAAGAATATGAGGTCGCGGACGAACAg ggAATGGAGCTTCAATTGGATTTTGAAGGCCGTAATCCACAAGATCCAGATTACCATGGAATCAAAACATTATTGCAACAACTTTTTCTGAAAGCACATATTGACTTAGGTGGATTAACAGATTTGATAATATCTCAGAATTATGTTGGGTCTGTTGTTAAACAGTCTGATGATATAGATGAATCCGATGATGATGACAATGATATTAATGATGTATTTGGTATTACAACtgtcattaatatttctgataGACAG aatgttGCATGTATACAACAGCTTAGGGATTTATTGAAGCAATTAGCAGATGAGCATGCAACAGATGCAGCTAAcactatgataaaaaatgtgttgGAGAATGATGCAGCACAATTGGGTTTACTTATAAACGAGAGATTTATCAACATTCCAGCTAAGATTTCAGTGCCACTcttcgaaaatttaatttccgaaGTGAAACGTGCCACTAGTAGAAATATGCCATTTAATTTCTCCTATTACATACTTATATGTAAACTATACAAGTcagaagataaaaagattggGAAGAAGTCAAAgagtaaaaatagaaatactgGCAGTGAACCATCTATATTGTGGAGTAATCCAGAAGAAGAGATCTTTGCAGAAAATGCAACTGTTAGTTTCGAATTCTCTGTTGAAGAAGAAGCAGACAATGGTTTATCTGGAACATGGACTGAAACAGACGATGAAATGATACCTTATAGACGAGTTCTTCTTTTCGATGCTTCTAAATTGCAAtccatatttgataaaatacagaatcaattttcttaa
- the LOC126857816 gene encoding shootin-1 isoform X1: MCTIRNTTNVDRKARGRESCAMNKTEFNIVLSTEPPRTTPSVIHSHIPVPRVSAAIKAQERCPPKRRGSFERLGRGSVAAQRASFEKLEASVVQLRSRNNNQLSTSSIEVRDSEEKTTPVSNYKTNDVFKLNRDNSFIEAKWKNKYEDSEKRRKLLLQKSETVNKEHADLEKKYQQLQRENSTLQSQVEEKEHKLLKLRTVSEAVCKEYEQLKRQYEVETNAMHKAMQQASQWYRQNRELKRRSQIIAQKFLHNNSEQLDFDLSDEVDNQSFEDLDDLRQTVKELSGEVARLQTELHSARLQEFEAQEQVTQLTTQLEEERALRQKGEEKINEMKVYKGNMERVTKMVTEEVQALKTQCDRERENAKILKIEAEKVQKERNVLAHQSALLMAEVGDDPNGRLLAILQEVESLKRLLEEEQQNHASQVQILQEKLEEKESNVEFEIVEEKLKLAESELEVVLQRAERAEKAAEELENVVRCLKQKVNELEEKVSKPPPPPLPPPPPPLPISIAGQSSIKLLTREKLVSERSAVSDMENMLGITSKKTPAVAQPAIDDIINEIKGGRFTLKHTDKQREEERKRRQAENTSPAVSEMLNILGTMRRRAKPIRQSFKFADASS, encoded by the exons TTGTGCCATGAATAAGACGGAATTCAACATCGTCTTGAGCACAGAGCCACCGAGAACGACTCCGAGTGTGATTCATTCTCACATTCCGGTGCCCAGAGTATCAGCTGCGATCAAGGCCCAAGAAAGATGTCCTCCAAAGCGCAGAGGATCCTTCGAGAGGCTCGGTCGCGGATCCGTTGCCGCTCAAAGAGCGTCCTTCGAGAAGCTCGAAGCTTCTGTCGTACAGCTGAGATCACGCAACAATAATCAACTATCAACTTCAAGCATCGAAGTGCGAGACTCCGAGGAGAAGACGACGCCTGTGAGCAATTACAAGACGAATGACGTCTTTAAGCTCAATAGGGATAACAGCTTCATCGAGGCCAAATGGAAGAATAAATACGAGGACTCGGAGAAGAGGCGAAAACTTTTGCTACAAAAGAGCGAAACTG TGAATAAAGAGCACGCAGATTTggagaaaaaatatcaacaacTGCAGAGAGAAAATAGTACGCTCCAATCGCAAGTTGAAGAGAAAGAGCATAAGCTGCTAAAATTGCGAACag tttcGGAAGCAGTGTGTAAAGAATACGAACAATTGAAACGTCAATATGAAGTGGAAACGAATGCAATGCACAAAGCTATGCAACAAGCGTCTCAG tggTATCGACAAAACCGCGAGCTCAAACGAAGATCCCAAATCATTGCACAAAAGTTTCTACATAATAATTCAGAGCAGTTGGATTTTGATTTATCCGATGAAGTGGATAATCAGAGTTTCGAGGATTTGGATGACCTGAGACAAACGGTGAAAG AACTGAGCGGTGAGGTAGCACGGCTTCAGACGGAACTTCATTCTGCTCGACTTCAAGAATTCGAAGCACAAGAGCAGGTGACGCAATTGACTACACAGTTGGAAGAAGAAAGAGCCCTTCGGCAAAAAG gagaagagaaaattaatgaaatgaaGGTTTACAAAGGAAATATGGAAAGAGTTACAAAAATGGTGACTGAAGAAGTGCAAGCCTTGAAAACGCAATGcgatcgcgagagagaaaacgcgAAAATTCTGAAGATAGAAGCTGAAAAG GTTCAAAAAGAACGAAACGTCTTAGCACATCAAAGTGCTCTACTAATGGCTGAGGTTGGAGATGATCCAAATGGAAGATTATTAGCTATTTTGCAAGAAGTGGAGTCTTTAAAGAGACTATTAGAAGAAGAACAGCAGAATCATGCTTCCCAAGTACAGATATTACAAGAGAAACTAGAAGAGAAAGAATCGAATGTAGAATTTGAAATCGTCGAGGAGAAACTAAAGCTTGCAGAGTCCGAGTTAGAGGTTGTTCTTCAGAGAGCTGAAAGGGCTGAGAAAGCGGCGGAAGAGTTGGAGAATGTTGTCCGATGTTTGAAGCAGAAAGTCAACGAGTTAGAGGAGAAAGTCTCGaaaccgccaccgccaccgttACCTCCTCCTCCCCCACCATTACCGATATCAATAGCTGGTCAGTCATCGATAAAATTGCTGACTAGAGAAAAATTGGTCTCGGAGCGTTCGGCTGTGAGTGATATGGAAAATATGCTTGGCATTACATCGAAAAAAACACCTGCGGTCGCACAACCTG ctatTGACGatattatcaatgaaattaaAGGCGGACGTTTCACACTAAAGCATACAGAT aAACAAAGAGAAGAGGAGCGGAAAAGACGGCAAGCGGAAAATACGTCGCCAGCAGTTTctgaaatgttaaatattcttgGTACTATGAGACGGAGAGCTAAACCAATAAGGCAGTCGTTCAAGTTTGCAGACGCATCATCGTAG